Proteins encoded by one window of Venturia canescens isolate UGA chromosome 2, ASM1945775v1, whole genome shotgun sequence:
- the Gen gene encoding flap endonuclease GEN isoform X2 yields MLEFMGLKCVKGSGEAEAMCAYLNADGLVDACISQDSDCFLYGAKTVYRNFCISAGKSSCSGGSVDEYSIEKIERLYQIGRNKMVVMALLCGCDYDDGVSGVGKEAVLKLFKLVDDKDIFDRITSWPTDPKFKQMESKLKDPNICTSCGHEGKVRTHAKSGCADCGTVSKCNDSYKETRALISNEIALRKKALAVEGFPNQELIDEFLVRRDPMPSRLDLQWRQPKILEFVEFMERHVCWEPEYAFAKIFPLTTRWQLRHLAVIPKADRLLMKGIMIPERIKKIRNLKSIASYEVVWSDKDGILEGLTLGQTSDEENSVTIENESNELVSIEPQDAFTKCYPELTEEFESARLAKKKKPAKARKKKALAENEDETTTKKKTAVRRPRKIAAEKGNRKIDDFIQRVKDLEESFEAISIATKRSKPTDSLHPEKPIASGTPKKGPQFDKVLATEGCASRHNDTLGRMFDELTPDDFPSDMENEVYDISEIVDRVCGKQGNDVEFDLRSISALRIEDNEEPNLPTNDENTSCQSQPNNAGIFKADDSFDEFNIVYVPLSERVKLSKEIDPDKKRVSRKMTLGFEDLMNDSDL; encoded by the exons ATGTTGGAATTCATGGGACTGAAATGCGTCAAAGGGTCTGGAGAGGCTGAAGCAATGTGTGCGTACTTGAATGCTGATGGG CTAGTAGATGCTTGCATAAGTCAGGACAGCGACTGTTTTCTCTACGGAGCGAAAACGGTGTATCGAAACTTTTGCATAAGCGCTGGGAAGAGCAGTTGTTCAGGTGGTTCGGTCGATGAGTATTCCATCGAGAAGATCGAGAGACTTTATCAAAtcggaagaaacaaaatggtgGTGATGGCATTGTTGTGTGGTTGTGATTACGACGACGGTGTAAGTGGAGTAGGAAAAGAAGCTGTGCTGAAACTCTTCAAACTCGTTGACGACAAGGACATTTTTGACag AATTACAAGTTGGCCAACGGATCCGAAGTTCAAGCAAATGGAATCCAAATTAAAAGATCCGAATATTTGTACGTCTTGCGGACACGAAGGAAAAGTTAGAACTCATGCAAAATCGGGCTGCGCCGATTGTGGGACTGTTTCAAAATGCAACGATTCTTACAA AGAAACGAGAGCTCTCATATCGAACGAGATAGCCCTTCGTAAGAAAGCTCTCGCCGTTGAGGGCTTCCCAAACCAGGAACTCATCGATGAATTTCTCGTGAGGAGGGATCCGATGCCATCGCGTTTGGATCTACAGTGGAGGCAGCCCAAAATTCTCGAATTTGTT GAATTCATGGAGCGCCACGTATGTTGGGAGCCAGAGTACGCTTTCGCAAAGATTTTTCCGTTGACAACACGATGGCAATTGAGACATTTAGCAGTAATTCCAAAAGCGGATCGTCTTTTGATGAAGGGTATAATGATACCggaaagaataaagaaaatccgTAACCTGAAGAGCATTGCGAGTTACGAAGTCGTCTGGTCGGACAAGGACGGAATATTGGAAGGTTTGACGCTGGGCCAAACATCAGACGAGGAGAATAGCGTTACGATCGAGAACGAAAGCAACGAACTTGTGTCGATCGAACCACAGGACGCTTTCACCAAATGTTATCCCGAATTGACTGAAGAGTTCGAAAGCGCGAGGttagcgaagaaaaaaaaaccagcgaaagcacgaaagaaaaaagctcTGGCAGAGAACGAGGACGAAACGacgacaaagaaaaaaacagcagtTAGGAGACCCAGGAAAATAGCAGCTGAGAAAGGGAATCGTAAAATCGACGATTTTATTCAACGAGTCAAGGATCTCGAGGAATCGTTCGAAGCTATCTCCATCGCGACGAAACGGAGCAAACCCACTGACTCGTTACATCCTGAGAAACCAATCGCATCAGGAACTCCCAAAAAAGGACCCCAGTTCGACAAAGTTTTGGCCACCGAGGGTTGCGCCTCCCGTCACAACGACACCCTCGGCAGAATGTTCGATGAATTGACGCCGGACGATTTTCCAAGTGATATGGAAAACGAGGTCTACGATATTTCCGAAATAGTCGACAGAGTTTGCGGCAAACAAGGTAACGACGTTGAATTCGATTTGAGGAGTATCAGCGCTCTCCGTATCGAGGATAACGAGGAACCAAACCTTCCAACGAATGACGAAAACACATCTTGCCAAAGTCAACCAAACAATGCTGGCATTTTCAAGGCTGACGATTCCTTCGACGAATTTAATATTGTGTACGTTCCACTGAGCGAGCGAGTCAAATTATCCAAAGAAATCGACCCAGATAAGAAAAGAGTATCTCGAAAAATGACTCTCGGCTTTGAAGATCTCATGAATGATAGCGATCTTTGA
- the LOC122406887 gene encoding uncharacterized protein, producing MIHVSSENSQRYDRVKRKGVAFLASLFRTKRFVVGMKMEEDDDMERGARVETPALVTNICRRSGHEIENSVSRIPSTLSVTAVDVVVASAPCHPSPSHSILTLTPGRTRNIDQDMEALRLSRQDNPFLQVLASRESLVESIEESESDDAILMSQELGDADPLTLAQVHEHLVRSPPPASWPHTPVFHFPHRNPASGKVESIVGGGSHYKSPSKSPVHRGPADNELSRSEPSTDIRDRHTHTFSLLNPTPIRTLSEVRRLHRSADDSVQLMSSE from the exons ATGATACACGTTTCCTCGGAAAACTCGCAGAGATACGATCGTGTCAAGCGGAAGGGTGTCGCTTTTCTCGCTAGTTTATTCAGGACCAAGAGATTCGTCGTTGGAATGAAAATGGAAGAGGACGACGATATGGAGCGCGGAGCCAGGGTCGAAACTCCCG CTCTGGTGACGAATATCTGTCGTCGAAGTGGTCACGAGATAGAGAATTCGGTATCGAGGATTCCCTCAACTCTGAGTGTGACAGCGGTCGATGTTGTAGTGGCTTCGGCGCCCTGTCATCCGTCACCCTCGCACTCGATCCTCACACTCACTCCGGGAAGGACTCGAAACATTGATCAGGATATGGAGGCGCTCAGACTGAGTCGTCAGGACAACCCTTTTTTGCAG GTTTTGGCCAGTCGAGAGAGTCTCGTCGAATCCATCGAGGAATCCGAATCTGACGACGCTATTTTGATGTCCCAG GAACTGGGCGACGCTGATCCCTTGACCCTGGCTCAGGTTCACGAGCACCTGGTCCGCAGTCCACCTCCGGCTTCGTGGCCGCATACGCCGGTCTTTCATTTCCCTCATCGAAACCCAGCGTCGGGGAAGGTCGAGAGCATCGTTGGTGGTGGTTCGCACTACAAAAGTCCCTCGAAGAGCCCCGTGCATCGTGGCCCAGCGGATAACGAGTTGTCCAGGAGTGAGCCCTCGACCGACATCAGAG ACAGACACACCCACACATTCTCGCTGCTGAATCCGACGCCGATCCGAACGCTATCGGAGgttcgacggctccacagatCGGCGGACGACAGCGTCCAGCTCATGTCATCCGAGTAA
- the Gen gene encoding flap endonuclease GEN isoform X1, with amino-acid sequence MGVKDFWNIVSPSCERKPLFELQGKTIAIDLSCWVVDSQTVTDNCAQPKMYLRNLYFRTAYLLMQEISPIFVLEGKAPELKHKEIARRNELRNEGERKTTKKVGRTRFNRILKECQTMLEFMGLKCVKGSGEAEAMCAYLNADGLVDACISQDSDCFLYGAKTVYRNFCISAGKSSCSGGSVDEYSIEKIERLYQIGRNKMVVMALLCGCDYDDGVSGVGKEAVLKLFKLVDDKDIFDRITSWPTDPKFKQMESKLKDPNICTSCGHEGKVRTHAKSGCADCGTVSKCNDSYKETRALISNEIALRKKALAVEGFPNQELIDEFLVRRDPMPSRLDLQWRQPKILEFVEFMERHVCWEPEYAFAKIFPLTTRWQLRHLAVIPKADRLLMKGIMIPERIKKIRNLKSIASYEVVWSDKDGILEGLTLGQTSDEENSVTIENESNELVSIEPQDAFTKCYPELTEEFESARLAKKKKPAKARKKKALAENEDETTTKKKTAVRRPRKIAAEKGNRKIDDFIQRVKDLEESFEAISIATKRSKPTDSLHPEKPIASGTPKKGPQFDKVLATEGCASRHNDTLGRMFDELTPDDFPSDMENEVYDISEIVDRVCGKQGNDVEFDLRSISALRIEDNEEPNLPTNDENTSCQSQPNNAGIFKADDSFDEFNIVYVPLSERVKLSKEIDPDKKRVSRKMTLGFEDLMNDSDL; translated from the exons ATGGGAGTAAAAGACTTTTGGAACATTGTTTCGCCTTCGTGCGAGCGAAAACCACTCTTCGAACTTCAGGGTAAAACCATCGCGATAGATCTGAGTTGTTGGGTCGTTGACAGCCAAACTGTTACTGATAATTGTGCACAGCCAAAAATGTATCTTCG GAATCTTTATTTTCGCACTGCATACTTGTTGATGCAAGAAATATCTCCGATTTTTGTGCTCGAGGGTAAAGCTCCTGAACTCAAACACAAAGAAATTGCTAGAAGAAACGAGCTCAGGaatgaaggagaaagaaagacaaCCAAAAAAGTTGGGCGCACAAGATTCAATAGGATTCTCAAAGAATGTCAAACTATGTTGGAATTCATGGGACTGAAATGCGTCAAAGGGTCTGGAGAGGCTGAAGCAATGTGTGCGTACTTGAATGCTGATGGG CTAGTAGATGCTTGCATAAGTCAGGACAGCGACTGTTTTCTCTACGGAGCGAAAACGGTGTATCGAAACTTTTGCATAAGCGCTGGGAAGAGCAGTTGTTCAGGTGGTTCGGTCGATGAGTATTCCATCGAGAAGATCGAGAGACTTTATCAAAtcggaagaaacaaaatggtgGTGATGGCATTGTTGTGTGGTTGTGATTACGACGACGGTGTAAGTGGAGTAGGAAAAGAAGCTGTGCTGAAACTCTTCAAACTCGTTGACGACAAGGACATTTTTGACag AATTACAAGTTGGCCAACGGATCCGAAGTTCAAGCAAATGGAATCCAAATTAAAAGATCCGAATATTTGTACGTCTTGCGGACACGAAGGAAAAGTTAGAACTCATGCAAAATCGGGCTGCGCCGATTGTGGGACTGTTTCAAAATGCAACGATTCTTACAA AGAAACGAGAGCTCTCATATCGAACGAGATAGCCCTTCGTAAGAAAGCTCTCGCCGTTGAGGGCTTCCCAAACCAGGAACTCATCGATGAATTTCTCGTGAGGAGGGATCCGATGCCATCGCGTTTGGATCTACAGTGGAGGCAGCCCAAAATTCTCGAATTTGTT GAATTCATGGAGCGCCACGTATGTTGGGAGCCAGAGTACGCTTTCGCAAAGATTTTTCCGTTGACAACACGATGGCAATTGAGACATTTAGCAGTAATTCCAAAAGCGGATCGTCTTTTGATGAAGGGTATAATGATACCggaaagaataaagaaaatccgTAACCTGAAGAGCATTGCGAGTTACGAAGTCGTCTGGTCGGACAAGGACGGAATATTGGAAGGTTTGACGCTGGGCCAAACATCAGACGAGGAGAATAGCGTTACGATCGAGAACGAAAGCAACGAACTTGTGTCGATCGAACCACAGGACGCTTTCACCAAATGTTATCCCGAATTGACTGAAGAGTTCGAAAGCGCGAGGttagcgaagaaaaaaaaaccagcgaaagcacgaaagaaaaaagctcTGGCAGAGAACGAGGACGAAACGacgacaaagaaaaaaacagcagtTAGGAGACCCAGGAAAATAGCAGCTGAGAAAGGGAATCGTAAAATCGACGATTTTATTCAACGAGTCAAGGATCTCGAGGAATCGTTCGAAGCTATCTCCATCGCGACGAAACGGAGCAAACCCACTGACTCGTTACATCCTGAGAAACCAATCGCATCAGGAACTCCCAAAAAAGGACCCCAGTTCGACAAAGTTTTGGCCACCGAGGGTTGCGCCTCCCGTCACAACGACACCCTCGGCAGAATGTTCGATGAATTGACGCCGGACGATTTTCCAAGTGATATGGAAAACGAGGTCTACGATATTTCCGAAATAGTCGACAGAGTTTGCGGCAAACAAGGTAACGACGTTGAATTCGATTTGAGGAGTATCAGCGCTCTCCGTATCGAGGATAACGAGGAACCAAACCTTCCAACGAATGACGAAAACACATCTTGCCAAAGTCAACCAAACAATGCTGGCATTTTCAAGGCTGACGATTCCTTCGACGAATTTAATATTGTGTACGTTCCACTGAGCGAGCGAGTCAAATTATCCAAAGAAATCGACCCAGATAAGAAAAGAGTATCTCGAAAAATGACTCTCGGCTTTGAAGATCTCATGAATGATAGCGATCTTTGA